One genomic window of bacterium includes the following:
- a CDS encoding acetyl-CoA C-acyltransferase, with product MREAVIVSSVRTAVGKAPRGVLKDTRPDELAAIAVREAVRRVAGLDPQEVEDCILGCAFPEAEQGMNVARVVALRAGLPITTSGMTINRYCSSGLQAIAIAVHQVMTGQHEVVVAGGTESMSMVPMTGNKYAPNPYFAEHWPEVHLSMGLTAEIVAERYGISREDQDQLALRSHVNAAAAQKAGKFDEEIVPVATTRWTTDNGRPRREEINLVADEGIRADTSLAALAKLRPAFSTKGTITAGNSSQTSDGAAAAVIMSAGRARKLRAKPLGVLRSFAVAGVAPEEMGIGPVKAIPKALKLAGLKLDDIGVIELNEAFAAQGVAVIRLAGLDPDRVNVNGGAIALGHPLGCTGAKLTATLLYEMRRRKARYGMVTMCIGGGMGAAGIFETA from the coding sequence ATGAGAGAAGCAGTCATCGTTTCGTCCGTGCGCACCGCGGTGGGCAAGGCGCCGCGCGGGGTTCTGAAAGACACCCGGCCCGACGAGCTGGCCGCAATCGCCGTCCGGGAAGCGGTGAGGAGGGTTGCGGGACTTGACCCCCAGGAGGTCGAGGACTGCATCCTCGGCTGCGCCTTCCCTGAAGCGGAGCAAGGGATGAACGTGGCCAGGGTGGTGGCGCTGCGCGCCGGTCTGCCCATCACCACCTCCGGGATGACGATCAACCGGTACTGCTCATCAGGCCTGCAGGCGATCGCCATAGCCGTCCACCAGGTTATGACCGGGCAGCACGAGGTTGTTGTGGCCGGCGGCACCGAGAGCATGAGCATGGTGCCGATGACCGGGAACAAGTACGCTCCAAATCCCTACTTTGCCGAGCACTGGCCGGAAGTCCACCTTTCCATGGGCCTGACCGCGGAGATCGTGGCCGAGCGCTACGGCATCTCCCGCGAGGACCAGGATCAGTTGGCCCTGCGCAGCCACGTGAACGCGGCCGCCGCCCAGAAGGCGGGAAAGTTCGACGAAGAGATCGTGCCGGTCGCCACCACGCGGTGGACCACTGACAACGGCCGGCCTCGGCGCGAGGAGATCAACCTGGTGGCGGACGAGGGCATTCGTGCCGACACCTCTCTGGCGGCCCTTGCCAAGCTCAGGCCGGCCTTTTCCACCAAAGGGACGATCACCGCGGGCAACTCCTCGCAGACCAGCGACGGCGCGGCCGCGGCGGTGATCATGTCCGCCGGGCGCGCCAGGAAGCTGCGGGCAAAGCCGCTGGGCGTCCTCCGCTCGTTCGCGGTGGCCGGGGTGGCCCCGGAGGAGATGGGAATAGGCCCGGTCAAGGCCATCCCTAAGGCCCTGAAGTTGGCCGGGTTGAAGCTCGATGACATCGGGGTGATCGAGCTGAACGAGGCCTTCGCGGCGCAGGGGGTCGCGGTGATCCGGCTGGCAGGGCTGGATCCGGACCGAGTCAACGTCAACGGCGGAGCCATCGCGCTGGGCCACCCGCTGGGTTGCACCGGCGCAAAGCTCACCGCGACTTTGCTATACGAGATGCGCCGACGCAAGGCACGTTACGGAATGGTGACGATGTGCATCGGCGGCGGTATGGGCGCGGCGGGTATCTTCGAGACGGCATAG
- a CDS encoding 3-hydroxyacyl-CoA dehydrogenase/enoyl-CoA hydratase family protein — protein sequence MTPSATSTANRKPRLTRAAVLGAGVMGSTIAAHLANVGVPTVLLDIVPKEPNDDERRKGLGIDSPEVRNRFARTGLERAVKAQPAAFYSPDRAALVTTGNFEDHLDLIRDADWVIEVVVEDLAIKRDLLARVEARWKPGMIVSTNTSGLPVAAVAEQSGEEFRAHFLGTHFFNPPRYMKLLELIPTPQTHAWVTEAVAGWGERLLGKGIVYAKDTPNFIANRIGTYGMLKAIHLMVDLGLEIDEVDELTGPILGRPRSATFRTGDLVGLDTLMHVASNSHRNLPEDEERGIYVPPAILTEMAKRGWLGEKTGGGFYKRQDGDILTLDYRTFEYRPRKRLSTGALEAAKTIAEPNKRVAALLAMDDKYGEFLRRLTGAVLVYAARRIPEISDDVVNVDRALRWGFGWDQGPFEQWDALASVGAADRLLPPGEEMPEVLRRVRGSGAGAWYRDGADGRTYFDLQSATYLPEPGLEGRILLPHLKSLGRAVEGNAGASLVDLGDGVACLEFHSKMNAIGEDIIVMTRRALERVRSDFDALVIGNQGSDFCVGANLMLILMEAQEGNWEDLDFVVRQFQGVTMELRRSVAPVVGAPFGRTLGGGVEFCLGCAHVQAAAETYMGLVEAGVGLIPAGGGTMEMTKRVSATAPEDSSVDLLPLLRKAFENIAMAKVSISGEDARRLGYLRPSDGVTVNGDLLLSDAKAAALALVRGNYRPPQPGLIRVIGSRGFAAIESLLYMMRTGGYITEHDIVVSRKLGYIMCGGDVPEGTRVSEEYLLDLEREAFLSLLGMPATLDRIRHMLQTGKPLRN from the coding sequence ATGACCCCATCAGCTACATCCACAGCCAATCGCAAGCCACGTCTCACCCGTGCCGCCGTGTTGGGTGCGGGCGTAATGGGCAGCACAATCGCCGCGCACCTGGCCAACGTCGGCGTACCCACGGTGCTCCTGGACATCGTCCCAAAGGAGCCGAACGACGACGAGCGCCGGAAGGGCCTGGGGATTGATTCCCCCGAGGTGCGCAACCGGTTCGCCCGCACCGGGCTGGAGCGCGCGGTCAAGGCTCAGCCGGCCGCGTTCTACTCTCCGGATCGGGCCGCCCTGGTAACCACCGGCAACTTCGAGGACCACCTGGATCTGATCCGCGATGCGGACTGGGTCATCGAGGTGGTGGTGGAGGACCTGGCCATCAAGCGCGACCTGCTGGCTCGGGTCGAGGCCCGCTGGAAGCCCGGCATGATCGTCAGTACCAACACGAGCGGCCTGCCCGTCGCCGCGGTGGCCGAGCAGTCGGGCGAGGAGTTCCGCGCCCACTTCCTGGGAACGCACTTCTTCAACCCGCCGCGGTACATGAAGCTGCTGGAGCTCATCCCCACCCCCCAGACGCACGCGTGGGTGACCGAAGCGGTTGCCGGCTGGGGCGAACGGCTGCTGGGCAAGGGGATCGTCTACGCGAAGGACACACCCAACTTCATCGCCAACCGCATCGGAACGTACGGGATGCTGAAGGCGATCCACCTGATGGTTGACCTCGGCCTGGAGATTGACGAGGTGGACGAGCTGACCGGCCCGATCCTCGGCCGCCCCAGGAGCGCCACCTTCCGGACCGGCGACCTGGTCGGCCTGGACACGCTTATGCACGTGGCCTCCAACTCGCACCGCAACCTGCCCGAGGACGAGGAGCGCGGCATTTACGTTCCCCCGGCGATCCTCACCGAGATGGCCAAGCGCGGGTGGCTGGGCGAGAAGACCGGCGGCGGGTTCTACAAGCGGCAGGACGGGGACATTCTTACCCTGGACTACCGGACCTTCGAGTACCGCCCGCGCAAGCGGCTGTCTACCGGTGCGCTGGAGGCGGCCAAGACGATCGCCGAGCCCAACAAGCGCGTGGCGGCGCTGTTGGCCATGGACGACAAGTACGGCGAGTTCCTGCGCCGGCTCACGGGAGCGGTGCTGGTCTACGCCGCCCGCCGCATACCTGAGATCAGCGACGACGTGGTCAACGTGGACCGCGCCCTGCGCTGGGGGTTCGGGTGGGATCAGGGACCGTTCGAGCAGTGGGACGCCCTCGCTTCCGTCGGGGCGGCCGACCGGCTACTGCCGCCCGGCGAGGAGATGCCGGAAGTCCTGCGCCGGGTCCGCGGGAGCGGTGCCGGAGCGTGGTATCGCGACGGGGCAGACGGGCGAACCTACTTCGATCTCCAATCGGCGACCTATCTGCCGGAGCCCGGACTGGAAGGCCGCATCCTGCTCCCACACCTCAAGTCGCTCGGCCGCGCCGTGGAGGGGAACGCCGGCGCCAGCCTGGTAGACCTGGGCGACGGCGTCGCCTGCCTGGAGTTCCACTCCAAGATGAACGCCATCGGCGAGGACATCATCGTCATGACCCGCCGGGCGCTGGAGCGGGTCAGGTCCGACTTTGACGCCCTGGTCATCGGCAACCAGGGATCGGACTTCTGCGTGGGCGCCAACCTGATGCTCATCCTCATGGAGGCCCAGGAGGGCAACTGGGAGGATCTGGACTTCGTGGTCCGGCAGTTCCAAGGCGTCACCATGGAACTGCGGCGCTCGGTCGCGCCGGTAGTCGGTGCGCCGTTCGGCCGTACCCTGGGCGGCGGCGTGGAGTTCTGCCTGGGCTGCGCGCACGTACAGGCCGCCGCGGAGACCTACATGGGGCTTGTCGAAGCTGGGGTCGGCCTCATCCCGGCCGGCGGCGGCACGATGGAGATGACCAAGCGGGTGTCGGCGACTGCGCCGGAGGATTCTTCCGTTGATCTGCTCCCGCTCCTTCGGAAGGCGTTTGAGAACATCGCCATGGCCAAGGTTTCCATCTCGGGAGAGGACGCCCGGCGATTGGGCTACCTGCGCCCCTCCGACGGGGTCACGGTCAACGGCGACCTGCTGCTCTCCGACGCCAAGGCCGCGGCGCTGGCGCTGGTGCGCGGTAACTATCGGCCGCCACAGCCCGGTTTGATCCGCGTGATCGGCTCCCGTGGTTTCGCGGCGATCGAATCATTGCTCTACATGATGCGCACCGGCGGATACATAACCGAGCACGACATCGTGGTGTCCAGGAAACTGGGATACATCATGTGCGGAGGGGACGTGCCGGAGGGCACGCGCGTGTCCGAGGAGTACCTGCTGGACCTCGAGCGCGAGGCGTTCTTGAGCTTGCTCGGGATGCCGGCGACCCTGGACCGCATCCGGCACATGCTGCAGACCGGAAAGCCGCTGCGCAACTAG
- a CDS encoding penicillin acylase family protein translates to MRRLLLVLLVLVLIVAAVAGGAGVYVARRPFPQISGTMHVAGLGDPVEVVRDRWGIPHLFARSARSLFFAQGFVHAQDRLWHMELNRRTASGRLAEIFGEAALPTDRFLRTIGLRRVAEAHLGAVSPQTKQNLEAYAAGVNAFIAGARGRLPIEFTLLRFTPEPWTPADSMAYGKLMAWVLGGDWRVEILRQQLLERFGDGALERLLPGYPSDAPVITGGWHLPGMGLRSLPGIGSNNWSAAGSRTNTGSPLLANDPHLESQMPSIWYLMHLNGGPYDVVGATFPGVPGVIIGHNRDIAWGVTNANPDVQDLYIERFHPEDPARYLHKGQWIPATVVRETIKVKGRTEPAVEIVRITRHGPILNNVVRGLQAPLAMRWTALESSTIIESVDGINRASTWEEFRQALRAWDAPSQNFVFAHRNGEIGYQMPGRIPVRAKGTGEVPVPGWTGEYEWTGWLPFEALPSVHRRGGFVVTANNRVVPPGYPHFLGRDWDVGYRARRITALLSEGTQSVETFKRIHSDVASLPGMAMVEALRSVRILDPALQPLFAELLQWDGVLSASSRPAAVYQALLDALIKEVFRTPLDEAAFDRYLREYEGAVQTLLALLRDPSSGWWRGSRDRLVETALRDAVRTLEGQLGSNREKWRWGRLHQTTFVHPIGRIKALSWIFNTTTPEVGGDAFTVNNGAFYPEAPFRQAVVASYRQILDTADWDRSLVIHTTGQSGLPFHRHYRDFAALWAHGEYVPLLFSRPRIEEVAAGRLVLTPK, encoded by the coding sequence ATGCGCCGCCTGCTGCTCGTCCTGCTGGTGCTGGTCCTGATCGTGGCCGCCGTCGCCGGGGGAGCCGGCGTCTATGTGGCGCGCCGCCCGTTCCCTCAGATCTCTGGAACGATGCATGTCGCCGGCCTCGGCGACCCCGTCGAGGTCGTGCGCGACCGGTGGGGAATCCCCCACCTCTTCGCGCGATCCGCCCGGTCGCTGTTCTTCGCGCAGGGCTTCGTGCACGCACAGGATCGCCTCTGGCACATGGAACTCAACCGCCGCACCGCCTCCGGCCGTCTGGCCGAGATCTTCGGCGAGGCGGCGCTGCCGACCGACCGGTTCCTGCGCACGATAGGCCTGCGGCGCGTCGCCGAGGCGCACCTGGGCGCCGTCAGCCCTCAGACGAAGCAGAACCTTGAGGCCTACGCCGCCGGGGTGAACGCCTTCATCGCGGGCGCGCGCGGCCGGCTTCCCATCGAGTTCACGCTGCTGCGCTTCACCCCTGAGCCATGGACCCCAGCGGACAGCATGGCCTACGGCAAGCTGATGGCGTGGGTGCTGGGCGGCGACTGGCGGGTGGAGATACTGCGCCAGCAGCTCCTCGAACGGTTCGGCGACGGCGCGCTGGAGCGGCTGCTGCCCGGGTACCCCTCCGACGCGCCGGTCATCACCGGTGGGTGGCACCTGCCGGGGATGGGCCTGCGGAGCTTGCCCGGCATAGGCAGCAACAACTGGAGCGCCGCCGGGAGCCGCACGAACACCGGCAGCCCTCTGCTGGCCAACGATCCACACCTGGAATCCCAGATGCCGTCGATCTGGTACCTGATGCACCTAAACGGCGGGCCCTACGACGTCGTCGGGGCCACGTTCCCAGGCGTGCCCGGCGTCATCATCGGGCACAACCGGGACATCGCGTGGGGCGTGACCAACGCCAACCCCGACGTGCAGGACCTATACATTGAGCGTTTTCACCCCGAGGATCCCGCACGTTATCTGCACAAGGGGCAGTGGATACCGGCGACCGTGGTCCGCGAGACGATCAAGGTCAAGGGCCGGACCGAACCGGCCGTTGAGATAGTGCGCATAACGCGCCACGGCCCGATCCTGAACAACGTGGTGCGCGGGCTGCAGGCCCCGCTGGCGATGCGGTGGACGGCGCTGGAATCCAGCACCATCATCGAGTCGGTGGACGGCATCAACCGCGCGTCCACCTGGGAGGAGTTCCGGCAGGCCCTGCGCGCGTGGGACGCGCCGTCTCAGAACTTCGTCTTCGCCCACCGCAACGGCGAGATCGGCTACCAGATGCCGGGGCGCATCCCGGTGCGGGCCAAGGGAACAGGAGAGGTGCCGGTGCCCGGGTGGACCGGCGAGTACGAGTGGACCGGATGGCTGCCGTTCGAGGCGCTCCCCAGCGTGCACCGTCGCGGTGGGTTTGTGGTTACCGCCAACAACCGCGTCGTGCCGCCGGGCTATCCGCACTTCCTGGGCCGCGACTGGGACGTGGGGTACCGCGCGCGGCGCATCACCGCCCTCCTGTCTGAGGGCACCCAGTCGGTCGAGACCTTCAAGCGCATCCACAGCGACGTGGCCTCGCTCCCGGGCATGGCGATGGTCGAGGCGCTGCGGTCGGTGCGAATCCTGGACCCGGCGCTCCAGCCGCTCTTTGCCGAACTGCTCCAGTGGGACGGCGTGCTCTCTGCTTCCAGCCGGCCTGCCGCAGTGTACCAGGCGCTCCTGGACGCCCTGATCAAGGAGGTGTTCAGGACGCCGCTCGACGAGGCGGCCTTCGACCGCTACCTGCGCGAGTACGAAGGGGCGGTGCAGACGCTGCTCGCGCTGCTGCGCGACCCTTCCTCTGGTTGGTGGCGGGGCAGCCGCGACCGGCTGGTGGAGACCGCGCTGCGCGACGCGGTGCGTACCCTGGAAGGGCAGCTCGGATCCAACCGCGAGAAGTGGCGGTGGGGAAGGCTGCACCAGACCACCTTCGTCCATCCCATCGGGCGCATCAAGGCCCTGTCCTGGATCTTCAACACGACGACCCCAGAGGTTGGCGGCGACGCGTTCACGGTCAACAACGGTGCCTTCTACCCGGAGGCGCCGTTCCGGCAGGCGGTGGTGGCCTCGTACAGGCAGATCCTTGACACTGCGGACTGGGACCGGTCGCTGGTGATTCATACGACGGGGCAGAGCGGCCTGCCGTTCCACCGACACTACCGAGACTTCGCGGCATTGTGGGCGCATGGGGAGTACGTGCCGCTGCTGTTCTCGCGCCCCCGAATCGAGGAGGTTGCGGCCGGACGGCTGGTGCTGACGCCAAAGTGA
- a CDS encoding cation diffusion facilitator family transporter, translating into MLTPEGPTGSRKLRAAGISLAAGVAILGLKVAAYMVTGSVALLSDAAESVVNILAANVALVSLLVAVRPPDEGHQYGHAKAEYVSSATEGAMITAAGVWIVLTAANRLLNPQPLVNISVGLFLLAAGAALNLAVALYLLRVSRAGRSIALEASAKHLLSDVITSAGVFVGLGLVDITGWAPLDSIAAIVVGANIGWMGLVLLRRSISGLLDARFPPEEEAKIRTVLEEHQGEIVEYHALRTRQAGADRFLDVHLVLHRSFSVGQAHLICDDLEHHLQEELPGVDVTIHVEPCDASCARCAEPAQGARSSGVP; encoded by the coding sequence ATGCTGACACCGGAGGGGCCAACCGGTTCCCGCAAGCTTCGCGCAGCCGGCATCTCGCTGGCAGCCGGCGTGGCGATCCTCGGACTCAAGGTGGCCGCCTACATGGTCACCGGTTCGGTGGCGCTGCTCTCCGACGCCGCGGAGTCGGTGGTCAACATCCTGGCGGCGAACGTCGCGCTGGTGAGCCTGCTGGTCGCGGTTCGCCCCCCGGACGAGGGCCATCAGTACGGCCACGCGAAGGCCGAGTACGTGAGCAGCGCCACCGAGGGGGCGATGATCACGGCGGCTGGGGTTTGGATCGTGCTGACCGCGGCCAACCGGCTGCTCAACCCGCAACCACTGGTTAACATTTCTGTCGGCCTCTTTCTGCTGGCGGCCGGCGCGGCATTGAACCTGGCCGTCGCGCTCTACCTGCTGCGCGTATCGCGGGCCGGGCGTTCAATCGCGCTCGAGGCGTCGGCCAAGCACCTTCTTTCGGACGTCATCACCTCCGCGGGCGTCTTCGTTGGGCTGGGCCTCGTGGACATCACCGGCTGGGCGCCCCTGGACTCGATCGCGGCCATTGTCGTCGGCGCCAACATCGGCTGGATGGGGTTGGTGCTGCTCCGGCGCTCGATCAGCGGCCTGCTGGACGCCCGGTTTCCTCCCGAGGAAGAGGCCAAGATCCGGACGGTACTCGAAGAACACCAGGGCGAGATCGTTGAGTACCACGCGTTGCGCACCCGTCAGGCCGGCGCCGACCGGTTCCTCGACGTGCACCTGGTGCTGCACAGATCATTCTCGGTCGGCCAGGCGCACTTGATCTGCGACGACCTGGAGCACCACCTGCAGGAGGAGCTGCCCGGCGTTGACGTGACGATCCACGTGGAGCCGTGCGATGCCTCCTGCGCCCGTTGCGCGGAGCCGGCGCAGGGCGCGCGCTCAAGCGGGGTGCCGTAG
- the pgl gene encoding 6-phosphogluconolactonase has translation MVARPAPTVHPFPDVVSLGRAAAHELCRVVASALAIRPHCHIVLSGGRAPRELYRALAADFREEIPWDRMHLFWTDERYVPEDDPRSNYRLAREALLDHVPVPRHNVHPMPTDLHDSEDAAEAYAETLRAHFSGPWPRFDLVLLGLGSDGHTASLFPGSRAVAEKERWVMAVRAPVKPSRRLTLTLPAINRARNVWFLVSGTEKASALRSVLMESPQPQRCPAAGVRPINGSVTWWTDSAASARLGLPGRPPNRPLLE, from the coding sequence GTGGTTGCACGGCCGGCGCCTACCGTGCACCCTTTCCCGGACGTGGTGTCGCTCGGCCGGGCTGCGGCGCATGAGCTGTGCCGTGTGGTCGCGTCTGCGCTGGCGATCCGCCCCCACTGCCACATTGTTCTCTCCGGAGGCAGGGCCCCGCGCGAACTCTACCGAGCACTGGCGGCCGACTTCCGGGAAGAGATCCCCTGGGACAGGATGCACCTCTTCTGGACCGACGAACGCTATGTGCCTGAGGATGATCCGCGCAGCAACTACCGTCTGGCGCGGGAGGCACTGCTGGACCACGTGCCGGTCCCGCGGCATAACGTCCACCCCATGCCCACCGATCTCCATGATTCAGAAGATGCCGCGGAGGCCTATGCCGAGACCCTGCGGGCGCACTTCTCCGGGCCCTGGCCGCGCTTCGATCTGGTGCTGCTGGGCCTGGGGAGCGATGGGCACACCGCGTCTCTCTTCCCCGGCTCGCGGGCGGTCGCGGAGAAGGAACGATGGGTAATGGCCGTTCGGGCACCGGTCAAACCATCGCGGCGACTGACGCTTACACTGCCCGCAATCAACCGCGCGCGAAATGTGTGGTTCCTGGTCTCCGGAACAGAGAAGGCCTCTGCCCTGCGCAGTGTGCTTATGGAGTCGCCGCAACCGCAGCGGTGCCCGGCGGCGGGGGTCCGCCCGATTAACGGAAGCGTGACCTGGTGGACCGACTCGGCCGCCTCCGCACGGTTGGGACTGCCCGGGCGGCCACCAAATCGGCCGCTCCTTGAGTAA
- a CDS encoding helix-turn-helix domain-containing protein produces the protein MWLQSFRSAYLEAIQELLWRQWTTLGVFGQEGYSAPAPIDPEALIIATTWFGRYDPRLYDGAAEWWLKNSEWLSSTRLQRLQMGLMPRERRALAAGMEAVLLQEGPGKWKRLVAKGHEEPTPIDPETFFLLRDGKPLPQVGAPDPTFLRLGFLRPKMEPRRMSESVPLDRYGNLRVRLRAFFGVNSRAEIVLYLLAHESCYARLLARQTHYAYASISAALKQMALSGLVSASRFGKEVEYRIDRPRWQRFFGLSKEVVWTDWALVFKALYDIWECIENLKGRTTTRSVLESELRRCAGRVNMMLRSSELGFALSDDGFGGAREYLTTFSEDVRKLFEAFGVAFDGPLQLEYPT, from the coding sequence ATGTGGCTGCAGAGCTTTAGATCAGCCTATCTGGAAGCGATCCAGGAGCTCCTCTGGCGTCAATGGACGACTCTTGGGGTCTTCGGGCAAGAAGGATACTCAGCCCCCGCGCCAATTGATCCCGAAGCATTAATCATTGCGACGACCTGGTTTGGGCGTTATGATCCGCGGCTCTACGACGGCGCCGCAGAATGGTGGTTGAAGAACAGCGAGTGGCTGAGCAGCACACGGCTACAAAGGCTGCAAATGGGCCTGATGCCACGAGAGCGCCGTGCTCTGGCCGCGGGCATGGAAGCCGTCTTGCTGCAGGAAGGGCCGGGGAAGTGGAAGAGACTTGTCGCGAAGGGACACGAAGAGCCAACGCCAATCGATCCGGAGACTTTCTTCTTGCTTCGAGACGGGAAGCCGCTGCCTCAAGTTGGTGCTCCGGATCCCACTTTCCTGCGACTCGGGTTCCTGCGACCGAAGATGGAGCCCCGACGGATGTCCGAGAGCGTGCCCCTAGATCGGTATGGAAACCTGCGGGTGAGACTCCGCGCCTTCTTCGGGGTCAACTCGCGGGCCGAGATAGTCCTGTATCTCCTGGCGCATGAATCCTGCTACGCGAGACTCCTGGCAAGACAAACGCACTACGCCTACGCTTCGATTTCTGCTGCACTCAAGCAGATGGCGCTCTCAGGCCTCGTCTCCGCGAGTCGCTTTGGCAAGGAGGTTGAGTACCGTATTGACAGGCCAAGATGGCAGAGGTTCTTTGGGCTGTCGAAGGAAGTGGTATGGACCGACTGGGCTCTGGTGTTCAAAGCTCTCTACGACATCTGGGAGTGTATTGAGAACTTGAAGGGGCGCACCACGACGAGGTCAGTTCTGGAATCGGAACTCCGCCGATGTGCCGGAAGAGTCAACATGATGCTGCGCAGTAGTGAACTGGGCTTCGCTCTCTCCGATGATGGTTTCGGAGGAGCCAGGGAATACCTGACGACATTCTCGGAGGATGTAAGGAAGCTATTCGAGGCGTTCGGCGTTGCGTTCGATGGCCCTCTCCAGTTAGAATACCCTACCTAG
- a CDS encoding bifunctional nuclease family protein yields MKVRRVALDQQNNPLVLLVDQEETIALPIWIGQAEAMAIAMRLQGVQPPRPMTHDLLATVLEQLCAKVTRVVVSDVRDATYFAEIHLARDGGVLVVDSRPSDAIAIALRADAPIFVEERVALQGIPLRKSTEGGEHPEALSDELDPQEFRKFLERVKPGDFKGPVH; encoded by the coding sequence ATGAAGGTCCGCCGGGTCGCCCTCGACCAGCAGAACAACCCCCTGGTGCTGTTGGTTGACCAGGAAGAGACGATCGCGCTGCCCATCTGGATCGGCCAGGCGGAGGCGATGGCGATCGCGATGCGGCTCCAGGGCGTCCAGCCGCCCCGTCCCATGACGCACGACCTGCTCGCAACGGTGCTCGAGCAGCTCTGTGCAAAGGTGACGCGCGTCGTCGTGAGCGACGTCCGCGATGCCACCTACTTCGCCGAGATCCACCTGGCACGCGACGGAGGGGTGCTGGTAGTAGACTCTCGCCCCAGCGACGCGATAGCGATCGCCCTACGGGCCGACGCCCCGATCTTCGTCGAGGAAAGGGTGGCGCTGCAGGGCATCCCGCTGCGGAAGTCCACGGAAGGCGGGGAACACCCGGAAGCGCTGAGCGACGAGCTGGATCCCCAGGAGTTTCGAAAGTTCCTCGAGCGGGTGAAGCCCGGAGACTTCAAGGGCCCGGTGCACTAG
- a CDS encoding alkaline phosphatase D family protein, which produces MRVFVIGIIAAAVIATAAPAISQVSLLFPHGVASGDVRETSAVLWTRPSRSAPVTVEVSADPQFGSLVFQRTVTPNPERDLTVKVLASGLAPATRYYYRFRAGVGAYSQKGAFVTPPAADASADLTFAYSACSDGGYVGGVPALSLSLLDAVVADRPDFFAHLGDNMYPDSSLVPNPVFTLEAYRGKYKELRTIPAFRNFTASTSMIVTWDDHEVENDYDRETVDARRWAEGHRAFMECSPIAEQPGGRIYRKFRWGRDIEVFVLDGRSYRSRHVSKTAVCDNPPGGRVPDLAPTLPLPIRAAFAPLVPQMRLPVPPGCLEAIADPNRTMLGLSQKIWLKRELARSTATWKLIFNQTPIQEFFASPYDRWEGYAAERAEILTFIRDSGIKNVVWLTGDTHATLVNDVRLSTFAPPFATTGMKEVVTGPIAATPYAESVAGVGGRAVVPALLAFFTAPIPQGVGMSCAVVDRYTYAKVEVSSRARTVTITPKDAAGRPICRAPLVITATP; this is translated from the coding sequence ATGCGAGTATTCGTGATCGGAATCATCGCCGCCGCCGTGATAGCCACAGCGGCGCCGGCCATCTCACAGGTGTCGCTGCTGTTTCCCCACGGCGTGGCCTCTGGGGACGTGCGCGAAACGTCCGCGGTGCTGTGGACCCGTCCCAGCCGGAGCGCTCCGGTCACCGTTGAGGTGTCGGCGGATCCGCAGTTCGGGTCGCTCGTCTTCCAGCGTACGGTGACGCCGAACCCAGAGCGGGACCTCACGGTGAAGGTCCTGGCGTCCGGGCTGGCACCGGCCACCCGGTACTACTACCGCTTCCGCGCCGGAGTGGGAGCCTACTCCCAGAAAGGGGCTTTCGTCACTCCTCCGGCAGCGGACGCCTCCGCCGACCTGACCTTCGCGTACTCGGCGTGCTCCGACGGCGGGTACGTGGGCGGCGTCCCGGCGCTTTCACTGAGCCTGCTGGACGCCGTGGTGGCCGATCGGCCAGATTTCTTCGCCCACCTGGGCGACAACATGTATCCAGACTCGTCACTTGTGCCCAATCCCGTCTTCACGCTGGAGGCCTACCGCGGGAAGTACAAGGAGCTCCGGACCATACCCGCGTTCCGCAACTTCACAGCCAGCACCTCAATGATCGTCACCTGGGACGACCATGAGGTCGAGAACGACTACGACCGGGAAACGGTGGACGCGAGGCGGTGGGCAGAGGGGCACCGGGCATTCATGGAGTGCTCGCCGATCGCAGAGCAACCCGGCGGTCGGATCTACCGTAAGTTCCGCTGGGGTCGCGACATAGAGGTGTTCGTGCTCGACGGGCGGTCCTACCGGAGCCGGCACGTTAGCAAGACGGCGGTCTGTGACAATCCCCCGGGCGGCCGGGTACCCGACCTGGCGCCGACGCTGCCGCTTCCTATCAGGGCGGCCTTCGCCCCCCTCGTTCCCCAGATGCGCCTGCCTGTGCCCCCCGGGTGCCTTGAGGCAATCGCCGATCCCAACCGCACGATGCTGGGGTTGAGCCAGAAGATCTGGCTGAAGCGCGAGCTGGCCCGCAGCACCGCCACCTGGAAGCTGATCTTCAACCAGACACCAATCCAGGAGTTCTTCGCCAGCCCCTACGATAGGTGGGAGGGCTACGCGGCCGAGCGCGCGGAGATCCTCACGTTCATACGTGACAGCGGTATCAAGAACGTGGTGTGGTTGACCGGCGACACCCACGCTACGCTCGTCAACGATGTACGCCTGTCCACGTTCGCGCCGCCGTTTGCCACCACCGGCATGAAGGAGGTCGTCACCGGGCCCATCGCGGCCACGCCCTATGCCGAATCGGTCGCCGGGGTAGGCGGGCGGGCCGTCGTTCCCGCGCTGCTCGCGTTCTTCACCGCCCCGATCCCGCAGGGCGTCGGCATGAGCTGCGCGGTCGTGGACCGCTACACCTACGCAAAGGTGGAGGTGAGCAGCCGCGCCCGCACGGTGACCATCACGCCGAAGGACGCGGCGGGCCGCCCGATCTGCCGGGCGCCGCTGGTGATCACGGCGACCCCCTGA